In the genome of Malania oleifera isolate guangnan ecotype guangnan chromosome 5, ASM2987363v1, whole genome shotgun sequence, the window TTCTTGTTTCATTTGAAGCAGGTCATTAATCCTCATGAGTGACACACCTTTGTTTGCTTATAGTTTATGCCTAGATTGGGTTGCAATGCGAAAATGGGACATCTCTTCTAATGCCTTCATAGGAAGACATTAGTCAAAGAGGGGTAGCTATCGATGCCCATTTTGACCTAGATATTTCTTACTTTAGTCACTGGGCTTAGGAGAGGTCTAAGCCCTTCCAAGGTCTTTAATTGTAAAGCCCTTTGCCGCTTTATAGACCCAGTTAGGCCTAGAAGGCCACAAGGCCTCTTTGGGCTTCTTTGGGTCTCATTGAGGGTTAGGAGAAGAGTCCCTGTAGCTTCAATTAGTCCATTTGGGCCCTCAAGGGGCCAAGAGCACTCTTTTTGGGTCCTAGGGGGCAGAATAGTAATTAACCTTGCCCCTGGGACCCTTTTGTTCTTCTTATTTTAGAGGAAACCCTAGCTCCTTTTTTGCCTATAAAAAGGGAGGATAAAGAGCCAAGAAGAGGagtgagagagaaaaaaagagtatgagagagaggagagtgagctagagaaagagaaaaaaaaatcgataaaataaataaataaataaatatatatatatatatatatatctacttaATTCTACAGAAATTAATtgatcataaaaaatggggaagTTTGCAAATCATATGAAGACCATATTTCTCCATCTTGCTAATGTCATCCCTTCCTCCATCTTGTACATAGTACTAGACCAGTTAAATTtcttgctcttttttttttttgctttttggaTTTGCAGGATGTGAAGATGTAGAAGAGCCCAAGTTGAGAACTATGAAAGCATATTCTACAGAAAATCACCTTTCGATTTGTTGTGAGTCATTTTAATTACTATGTATGAATATATAAATGAGAGTATCAATTAATAAATTAACTAGAGATCAACTATTTGCTATTGGAGTGCTTGTGCAGAGTAGAGGAGTAAAGTGATGACAGCAGCAGGCAAAGGGGTCGACGAAGCCAGGTGTGAGTCGTTTGATCAAAGGCGCCCTCCTCAGACCAACAAGAATCATCCATACAAATATTCAGCATAAACTTTTTATGTGTTTAATTTATATGTAGCTTTAATTTCTTGGTCATTCGTCTCGTGATCAATTAATGAGTAGGTTATGTTCATCCTTTATTGTTTCTAAAACAATATTAGGGTTGTAgtggatggatggatggatttGTAGATGGATGCATGGTATATATTGCAAATAAGAAGTAGATGAAGAAGAACCGGGTGCTAGGTAGGCACGTAACGGTCAAGTTAATTGGGTTTAAacaatatatttaattattaattaattaattatataattaagtTAAATTAGTTAATCAAAATTTAATTTACCTATAATAGAAGAAAACTAGAAAATCAATTTTACCAAAAATTAAAACGAAATAAAAtcgaattaaaattaaataaaatcaaattaaaattaaaccgAATCAAATCGATCAAATTTGATCTAAATAAGTACTTCCGGTTTTGGAATTGTGCACACCCCTCCTCCTCCCATCCATAATTAGAAGCCTCTAATTTTCTATCATAGGGgcattcattttcaaaaataattcacTTTTTATGTACGTTCACACTCACATAGATTAGGAAAACATTTTGAGGGctgctatttaaaaaaaaaaaaaaaaactttttgagCTCtgctatttaaaaaatatttaaaatatataattttgggAAAACAAACGTCTAGGTCATCACATGCCGTCTTATATATGCAGACATCTTTGCCGACTCCCCAAGCAAACTGGGCGAGAGAGGGAGACGGAATCAGACAATCTCCAGAGAATGGAACGTTTTCGGGAATGGCTTgctagggttagggttagggcttGATGCAATCGTCTCTGTGATCGAGCCCTGAAAGCGAAGCGGAGCTTAGAAGATCTCGCCATGGCTCGAGGAGAGAATTCCTTTGCTCTTCTTGGCGACGATGAGGGCGATGACTTTTCGACGCTTCTCGCTCGTGTCGCCACTGCCAAGAGCGAGGCTCCGCTGGCGGCGGATAAGAAGCAAAAGCAGCCGGTAAAGAAAGAAAAGACGTCGGCCTCGCCTGCTGATATTGGTAATTAACTGTCGTTTCTGTTTTCTGTGcatttatttctttttgtttttttgttttttgttttattgtGGATAAGTTTTGTCGTTGTTCTGTTCTTGAGCATGATTTCGTTTGCTGTAAATTGATAACCCGAGTTCTTTAAATTTTCTTTATGGTTTGGCATGTGGTAAAAACGAAATTTGCAGGCTTATTACATTTTGTACGGTTATGGTGTTACTAAGTcgatttttttcatattttgaaCGGAAGGGTTTAAACgagtaaaaaatttattttctgtTGGTGGTCTTGAAAGGAACTTGGTAACGTTAACGGTGAAATTTAATGCTTTTATGAGGAGCTTTAAACAAGAATTATACTGCGGAAATAAGCCAGTCTCTTGAGTTCTATTGTCAACTAAATAGAAGTCTAATTCGTCAGATTTAATGAtgtcatttctcattttctattgaaaaatttcaggtagagatgaaaaaggaagaGGAAGGGGACAAGGAGGCCGAGGTCGTGGTCTAAGAAGGTCTGCATCAGACGAGAGAAATGTGGTGCGTGAGGGTGATGGTTATCAGCAGAACAGTGGAGCAGAAGCTTATCAGCAGGAGTATAGAGGTGCAAATGGTTATCGGCGGAATCGGGTTGGGAATGCTGCTGATGACAATTGGCAGGAACGTGGCCGAGGTGCAGGCCATGGACGAGGAAGGGGAATTAATGAGTTTTGGGGTCTTGAGAATGAGAATCAGGGTGTTTTAGGCAGCTATAATATTGTTGAAAACCCAGGGCAAGATGCTGTTGAGGATGGTGGTTGGGAACGAGTGAATGGGCTTCAAGCTAAGGTATATGGAAGTCAGGGTCGTTCTCTAAGGGAAGGTGAGAGTAGTTGGGGTACTGGTGAAAGGCGAGAATATGGTGGAGGGCATCGTGGATATAGAGGCCGAGAAGGGCGCTCAAATGGTGGACGTGATGCAAGGAATTATGGTAAGGGCGAAGTGCTGAATGTTCCTAAAACAAAGGAGGAAACTCATGGGGATATGGGGCATGAAGTCAGCAGTGATAAAAACAGAGGTGACAATGAATGGTAAGCTTTTTGTATTTTCCATATTTATCAGCTATTGGGTAGTATTGGCACTTACTGGTGAAAGTAATGTGACTTATACGAAACTGTTGATTTCAGTTTGGGGAGGATTTCGGGTTCTGAAGGATTGATTTCGGATCAATTGTTTGTATTTTTACATGTGGTAATTGGTATAGTTTTACAAGTTGTCCATATGTATAAACTTTTGTTAGGCTTGTTTATGAATGTTTCATATTTTTGCATAAATATCTGTATTGGGATGCATTTCTTCCTTAAAATATTCATTATTTGTTCAATGGTCTGATGTTGCAGACTGCACCATGTATCTTTTGTGAAAGTTGAGGgtagccccaagagggggggtgaattgggttattaaaaattcttttaatacattttatgaattcttaatctCTTGTTACTTTAACAAACATACGACAAAAAGCTTAGTTACTTAAGCCATCCATAACCCAatacttaaacaaacattcaaccaatcatcaacttaaaataatcaatcacaaaataccaaaccaagatatagtatgcTGCACTTTGCAATTTTCAgctttgtttgcagccctgtgtatatatgtaagccctgtattgatAGATTTAATTTCTCAGTATGATACACAATTTGAAATCCAATACCCCTTCCAGGAACTtgaactttaaataaacttttagttaattagtcttggatgttaaccaattaacgtactcccttacggtttctgcaatttgtgttgatcaactaacgtacttcctttcggtttctgcaaatcccaaaatcaaattaattttcaatctatttaatatccaatctgtgcagtgtatatgatcaaaaattaaattcaacaacgcaattaatatatgctgaaaagtaaagagagtaaggaaggagagtgacaccacgttttttacaaggttcagcttatctccagcttatgtcctcacctttggccaataccaccaaaggattccatcaTACCGTTCCTTTCGAGCgaaacaaaccttttacaagagATACCctacgctcaaacactccttaagtaggctagagcaacgcctttcgaagtgataccccacactcggtcactccttcaataggctagtgCAACGCCTCTTCAAGTGATACCTCCacactcggtcaacgatccaacaacttggaatcgtcaagaaacaagaaataatatCTGCGTACAATAATACTCTCACAAAAAGCAAATTAGTACAGTTttaaacactatgtacttcaatattaagtatcaaagtgaaatacaatgaagcttaagtaagaattcaccaagttctttcTAGATGAGAATTCAGCAACTCAGAACTCAGTAGTAGGATATTCAGCACTTCCGAAATTCAACAATTCGGTTGTACAAAGAGTTTAACAAGAGAGAGCAGAAAGATAGCAAGATTTGCTTTTAGCTTttgaaacagatttttcaattcttttgttctatatatttatttgatttgcaaaatcctgtatttataggcttagaaaagtcaTTTCGTGTTGctcaagattacttggagtatctcccaagttttcataaattttggggcacaagaaagctttatttgaaatttaaaacattttaaatttctaaccgttaacgGTGTTTTGATGactgaagtatcgggttcagtcttctgatgtccttaacacactaaaaaatttaatctagacacagggtcagacgactgaactgtaggttcagacttctgaagtccaAAATCAGATAGCTGAactgagggtttagtcttctgagggtggTACGTCTTCAGGATTTCTCTAGAAAATTTTTCAGTAGACTggacttattcttcagtcttctgaaatatttctttagtcttctgagggtgttcctcagtcgtctgggcagactaaattcagatttttcattttagtttttgaaaattctttttgctctcttgctttgatttcttataaaacattttccggggttttaaatacggtctctaagtcaatgaataacccctagaAAAGatttcaacatatttcacaaaatatttaaatacgaagtacttacataatgaCTTTTTAgaacttttgacattctaagcacttaagttttcatgcttgtctttcttgctccatcttgtctttaagcttcattgtactttaagcttttagcaagtccttttTAATATCcatgttctcatgatcttcaagttttattagatcatctttgaatccatgccttgactctttaagcttcatttgatcatctttctttgtaGTATGAGCTTCtattgatctttgtgagcacttgaccttgtattctcattcttgagtcttgtcacatcatcacttaaccaaatatgttaagttcctctgatttgttatcatcaaaacaagatttcaAGCTTTGTATGGCCAACATTTTGATTGAGGCATAGATGTGTTAATTGTTATGTATTTTCTTGAAGACCATGTGGTGGTGATCACTACTGTTTAGGAACGTTGTATGGTTATCTTGCTTGATTCTTTAATGGTGGGGTGGTTTGTAAAATGCTTTTCCTATTGTTTTTGGAGGGCTGATCCTGATTGCCAGCAGGGTTGCATTGCATCAGCTGCTGAATTTCTTGCTAAGGAGGGaggaatattttggaaaataaatatatactttttttttctttcttgcagCATTTTTTGACATCATTGAATGGTACCGATGGCTTTCTATAGCATAATGTTCCTAATGTTTGGAACAGGAACGTTCCCGTGTTGATTGAAATAACAAAAGATACAGAGCCTGAAGAAGGAAAGCAGGAAAATGTGGTTAATGAAGACAATTCTGGAAAGAAAAACCCAAAGGAAGAGGACAATGTAATTATTCTGTTAGCTGCATCATGTTCAATTAGCTGCAAAACCATACATCTTGCTAATGTGGAACATGAATTTAATATGTTTTCCTGCTGACTATTATTCTATAGGAAATGACacttgaagaatatgaaaagCAACTTCATGAGAAAAGGAAGGCTTTGGAAGCTTTAAAATCTGTGGAGCGAAAAGTAACTCTTGATCAGGATTTTGAGTCTATGCAACTTGttgagaagaagaaagagggcaGCATTTTCATCAAGCTTGTGTGTAAATGAGTTTGTTACTTCTTATTAAACTCTATTTTTTTCATGCTGTAATGTGATTGGAAATATATAATGGTTACATATTGTTTTTAGAAGTCCGAGAAAGACAAGGACAAGCTTAAAAGGAAAGAAAGTTTCAACAAGGAGGAGAAAGTTCGTAAGGTAATGAATTCCATTTATGTCTTCAATAGGTTTGACAATGATGTTTCCAGCCAACTTCATAGTGCATTCTAGATACTATGAAGAATTTTGGAGTTTCAAgatttcattcatttatttttcacattagGTTTGTGTAAAGTTTTTTGTTTTGCTTGTGTTTGGTGCTTGATAGGCTTGCATTCTAGAGCAAGAGATTGGAAAAAATATTGACTTTGTTTCTATTGATTATTCTTAGACAACATATTctaatcaatttttattttctgtaCGTTGTTGCAAGTTGTGGAATGCTGGCTTTTGGGTCTTGGACAATAGCCATATCACTTCAATAGAGGAATACAAGTTTTAACCTAAAAATTTAGACAATAATACCTACACCCTTTCCTTATTTAATTGGTCTCTACATATATAACCTATTTATGAATACACGTGCAGTTGTAATGCATTTTAGGGTTAGGGGATGAACACTAAACcatttgtttcttttctttccccCACCTGAGCAGGTAGTTAGCATTAATGAGTTCCTGAAACCAGCTGAGGATGGGAACTGTGCAAGGCCTGCAGTTGGTCACCGGCGTGGAGGACGAGGTCGTGGGCGTGGGGAACGTGGCGGTAGTGGTGGATACAGTGGAGGGCAGGAAGGTCCCATCGAGGTTGACCCGGCATTTCACTTTGAGGATCCAGGCCAATTTCCTGTCCTTGGAGGGGTTGTGAAAGCTTGATTCTTGCCAGTTAACAGTCTCTCTTTATATATTCCATCATCGGTTAGTGATCTGGGCTTTAGGCTGGTTCCGCTTATGgataatttttaatcaaattgcGCTAATGCAGTGATTTCTTTACATACACTTGGCAGAAAATTTTGATTGGCATGTAATGTTTTGGGTTGATATTTTTAATGCAACTGTAATTGCTTTCCTTAACAATGGACTGGGTTGCATATTGTTTTCTTGATGCTGGAGGGGCCAACCATGATCGATTCATATACCCGTTTGGGAAAGGGCGTAAGTAGTTGATTCCTCATAATAGGGCTTTCAATGGGGATCTTTGCCCCCATTGGTCCCATCTCCTCGTTGAGGTATGGTTTAACTCTAGCAATTGGGGCTCTTGGCATCTCATCTCACACTAGCCATTGAAGTTTCCAAGGACCCTATTGCCCCTCAGTAGGAAAGGAACGAGAACCACTGGATGGTAAGTATTTCGAATCCAACTCCGATTGCACTCCACCCCAATAGCTCTACCTATTCTCCAGTCATTTTCTTGTGTTAATTGGTCAAGCAAGATGTTCATGACCGTTATGGCTGCTCAGGAGCCTTCCTCAGCATTTGTATCACGCTAACTTATTCAAACCTATTCCTCAAACATGTCCTCTTTTTAGGCCTTCATCTTGGCCTTGAAGCCCCCCAAGATGGGCATCATAACTATATTGACCCCAAAAGGTATGGGAGGTCGAGTACTGTTTGCTGCGTGATTGCTGCCAAGCTAGTGTCGGTTAACCTTGTAGGTGTTGGAAGGATGGTGTGGGAATTACATTCCTTCCCTGTTTTGTGGGGTACCTCTGAGGTTGGCGTCACTGACAACACCTGCTCTAGTAATCTAGTCCTAGGCGGTGAATGCATGCAACCACTGGTTATGTGAATCTAGGACAGTGGAATGTAATGGATCATTATGCCTATACTATCGAAAGTATGGGAAAGTAGTCCTATTGTAGAAGGGATACTCGATACCCTATGAAATAAGAGATTAGAGTCAGGAATTATAGAAATTTGTAGGAGGGAGAAATTAGATAGGTGAACAGAATCAAATTAGAAGGGATaaagactaagagagagagagagagagagagagagagagagagagagagagagagtggcacTGCACTAAGGCCAGTTTTATTTGCGTTGGGTTATTTGAAATATGAGTTAAGAGGTACTTAAAATATTAATATCGTGTACCCAATCAAACTTGGAGCTGCAAACAATTTCCAATATTTGCCCTAAATCTGGCTAGTCTAAGCTATCCAATGCTTGAAAGACTCCCTTGCACAAGGAATATCAATTTCCTTTTATTGATATTGGCATTTTCaccttttttttattatatatcttGGAGCTAGCTCTTTATTAATGTCTGGAAATTAGTTGGTTTGTGCCTATTACACCATAGTTGCACAAACATCAAACTATAGGTACAAAGATTTCATCAAATCAATGCCTTTCTTCTTATATAGAACCATGTGATACAAGACGagctttgttttgttttgttttgtttttaaattatgtATCCAAATTCAACcagtttatttttcaaattctatttcGTTGCAATTATGGATTGAGTTTTTTGCTTTAGGAACT includes:
- the LOC131154849 gene encoding RGG repeats nuclear RNA binding protein A-like isoform X1 — its product is MARGENSFALLGDDEGDDFSTLLARVATAKSEAPLAADKKQKQPVKKEKTSASPADIGRDEKGRGRGQGGRGRGLRRSASDERNVVREGDGYQQNSGAEAYQQEYRGANGYRRNRVGNAADDNWQERGRGAGHGRGRGINEFWGLENENQGVLGSYNIVENPGQDAVEDGGWERVNGLQAKVYGSQGRSLREGESSWGTGERREYGGGHRGYRGREGRSNGGRDARNYGKGEVLNVPKTKEETHGDMGHEVSSDKNRGDNEWNVPVLIEITKDTEPEEGKQENVVNEDNSGKKNPKEEDNEMTLEEYEKQLHEKRKALEALKSVERKVTLDQDFESMQLVEKKKEGSIFIKLKSEKDKDKLKRKESFNKEEKVRKVVSINEFLKPAEDGNCARPAVGHRRGGRGRGRGERGGSGGYSGGQEGPIEVDPAFHFEDPGQFPVLGGVVKA
- the LOC131154849 gene encoding RGG repeats nuclear RNA binding protein A-like isoform X2, which encodes MARGENSFALLGDDEGDDFSTLLARVATAKSEAPLAADKKQKQPVKKEKTSASPADIGRDEKGRGRGQGGRGRGLRRSASDERNVVREGDGYQQNSGAEAYQQEYRGANGYRRNRVGNAADDNWQERGRGAGHGRGRGINEFWGLENENQGVLGSYNIVENPGQDAVEDGGWERVNGLQAKVYGSQGRSLREGESSWGTGERREYGGGHRGYRGREGRSNGGRDARNYGKGEVLNVPKTKEETHGDMGHEVSSDKNRGDNEWNVPVLIEITKDTEPEEGKQENVVNEDNSGKKNPKEEDNEMTLEEYEKQLHEKRKALEALKSVERKVTLDQDFESMQLVEKKKEGSIFIKLSEKDKDKLKRKESFNKEEKVRKVVSINEFLKPAEDGNCARPAVGHRRGGRGRGRGERGGSGGYSGGQEGPIEVDPAFHFEDPGQFPVLGGVVKA